A region from the Nostoc sp. HK-01 genome encodes:
- a CDS encoding serine/threonine protein kinase: protein MDFIGELLDKRYKIVKKLGEGNFGETYLARDLKRPSKPICVVKRLKPKHTHPRVMELFEQEAVILEKLGEHPQIPRLLAHCAINNDLFIIQDYVEGHTLRKEIVPNRQMTETDVTKLLHDILEVLVFVHQNNVIHRDIKPENIMRRKHDHQIMLIDFGSVRELGTISIDVYKMIRTSVVVGTPGYIPTEQAKGKPRLCSDIYALGMMAIEALTGISPHLLQEDPDTGKTIWRDYVKVSDSFADIIETMICDRYTSRYPSATEALQALTATQELPFSAVLSPPLNFNPPVESQLSLEPELETIFLPLEQFEFEIANISEKKWVGSKPTYEVNHYSDSAQCYIEDLSNDISLAMVSIPGGQFLMGSPDDETERFDTESPQHLVKISPFFMSKFPITQAQWQAVAALSPINRHLDSTPANVKGANRPVEQVSWEDAVEFCARLCQKTGRKYRLPSEAEWEYACRAKTTTPFYFGETLLPSLANYNNSSLYSADPGNHWQTTIVGSFPANAFGLYDMHGNVWEWCGDHWHENYQGAPVDGNVWLSNNDFKSRVIRGGSWKSSPRLCRSAYRSWNPQDGRGNLLGFRVAVSLSGFSYQ from the coding sequence ATGGACTTCATCGGCGAACTACTAGATAAACGCTACAAAATTGTCAAAAAATTAGGTGAAGGAAACTTTGGTGAAACCTATTTAGCAAGGGATCTCAAACGTCCTAGTAAACCTATATGTGTAGTGAAGCGACTGAAGCCAAAGCATACCCATCCGAGAGTTATGGAATTGTTTGAGCAAGAAGCCGTAATCTTGGAAAAACTGGGCGAACATCCCCAAATTCCCCGCCTACTGGCTCATTGTGCGATTAATAATGACTTATTTATTATCCAAGACTATGTGGAAGGACATACCCTGAGAAAAGAAATTGTTCCAAATAGGCAAATGACAGAAACTGATGTCACAAAGTTGCTGCATGACATTTTAGAAGTTTTGGTCTTTGTGCATCAAAACAACGTCATTCACCGGGATATCAAACCCGAAAATATCATGCGGCGTAAACATGATCATCAGATTATGTTGATTGACTTTGGTTCTGTGAGAGAACTTGGCACCATCTCAATTGATGTATATAAAATGATTCGTACTAGTGTGGTGGTTGGTACTCCAGGCTACATTCCCACAGAACAAGCCAAAGGTAAACCACGGTTATGCAGCGACATCTATGCTTTAGGGATGATGGCTATTGAAGCTTTAACCGGGATTTCTCCCCATCTGCTACAAGAAGATCCTGACACAGGAAAAACGATCTGGCGAGACTATGTAAAAGTCAGTGATTCTTTCGCTGATATTATCGAAACAATGATATGCGATCGCTACACTTCGCGCTATCCATCCGCAACTGAAGCATTGCAAGCACTGACCGCAACTCAAGAATTACCATTCTCTGCTGTATTATCTCCACCACTCAACTTCAATCCCCCAGTAGAATCACAATTAAGTTTAGAACCAGAGCTAGAGACAATTTTCTTACCTTTAGAACAATTTGAGTTTGAAATAGCGAATATTTCTGAGAAAAAATGGGTTGGTTCTAAACCAACTTATGAAGTTAACCATTATTCTGACTCGGCGCAATGTTATATCGAAGATTTAAGCAATGACATTTCCTTGGCAATGGTATCTATTCCGGGGGGACAATTTTTGATGGGTTCTCCAGATGATGAAACAGAAAGATTTGATACCGAGAGTCCCCAGCATCTTGTCAAAATTTCCCCCTTCTTTATGAGTAAATTTCCTATCACCCAAGCACAATGGCAAGCCGTTGCTGCACTTTCACCCATTAACCGCCACCTCGATTCCACACCAGCTAATGTTAAAGGCGCAAATCGTCCTGTCGAGCAAGTTTCTTGGGAAGATGCAGTAGAATTTTGTGCTAGGCTTTGTCAAAAAACGGGGAGAAAATATCGCCTACCCAGCGAAGCTGAGTGGGAATACGCCTGTCGCGCCAAAACCACTACACCTTTTTATTTTGGTGAAACACTCCTACCTAGCTTGGCTAACTATAACAACAGTTCTCTTTATAGTGCTGACCCAGGAAATCATTGGCAAACAACTATAGTTGGCAGTTTTCCCGCCAATGCTTTTGGATTGTATGATATGCACGGTAATGTCTGGGAGTGGTGCGGAGATCATTGGCACGAAAATTATCAAGGCGCACCTGTGGATGGTAATGTGTGGCTATCTAACAATGATTTTAAATCGCGCGTGATTCGCGGCGGCTCTTGGAAAAGCTCTCCGCGTTTATGTCGCTCTGCTTATCGTAGCTGGAATCCTCAAGATGGTCGAGGCAACCTTTTAGGTTTTCGGGTTGCTGTTTCTTTATCAGGTTTTTCATATCAGTAA
- a CDS encoding ROK family protein, which translates to MTLILALDFGGTKLAAAVTQLGSREWLRYERRLSPIDGNATTDLAIMRSLIYSLLQDATPDAIGVSFGGPVDFTTGTVRLSHHVPGWENLPLKDLLEKEFAISAIVDNDANVAALGEHRFGAGEGYNSLFYITISTGVGGGWIINGQPWRGNAGMAGEIGHIVVNPAGPVCLCGKQGCVERLASGPYMAQDAKEYLFKPANQLQGKQLRSLVNDNLDLITGQIISQAATQRDELAIKILQSGAWALGVGIGNVANLINPQRFILGGSVTKAGEIWWNTVQKTARETALPEIDFEIVSAALGDDAPLWGAVALAESALISK; encoded by the coding sequence ATGACACTTATCCTAGCCTTAGATTTTGGTGGTACTAAGTTAGCCGCCGCAGTAACTCAACTTGGTTCCCGTGAATGGTTGCGTTATGAACGTCGACTCTCACCCATAGATGGTAATGCTACCACTGATTTAGCAATTATGCGATCGCTCATTTATAGTTTGCTGCAAGATGCAACTCCCGATGCAATTGGGGTTAGTTTTGGCGGCCCTGTGGACTTTACTACCGGAACTGTGCGACTTTCTCATCACGTTCCTGGCTGGGAAAATCTTCCTCTCAAAGACTTGCTAGAAAAAGAATTTGCTATATCTGCCATTGTAGATAACGATGCTAATGTTGCAGCTTTAGGTGAACACCGTTTTGGCGCTGGTGAAGGATATAATAGCTTGTTTTACATTACTATCAGCACTGGCGTTGGCGGTGGTTGGATAATCAATGGTCAACCTTGGCGTGGTAATGCAGGTATGGCTGGTGAAATTGGACACATAGTTGTCAATCCTGCGGGGCCAGTGTGTTTATGTGGTAAGCAAGGATGTGTGGAAAGGTTAGCATCAGGCCCTTACATGGCTCAAGATGCTAAAGAGTATTTATTCAAACCAGCAAATCAATTACAAGGTAAACAATTACGCAGCTTAGTGAATGACAATTTAGATTTAATCACTGGGCAAATTATCAGTCAAGCAGCTACTCAAAGAGATGAGTTAGCAATCAAGATTTTGCAAAGTGGTGCTTGGGCTTTAGGTGTGGGTATTGGTAATGTGGCGAATTTAATTAACCCACAACGATTTATTTTAGGTGGTAGTGTAACTAAAGCTGGAGAAATTTGGTGGAATACTGTACAAAAAACAGCCCGTGAAACAGCATTACCAGAAATAGATTTTGAAATTGTTTCTGCTGCGTTGGGAGATGATGCACCACTGTGGGGCGCTGTGGCTTTGGCGGAATCAGCATTAATCTCTAAATAA
- a CDS encoding molybdopterin-dependent oxidoreductase alpha subunit: MLPKPKKYWTPQHWASWKPFGIGEQYPNNYWEVFRAIWLSRHKLPYTWKILNRGVCDGCALGTTGMKDWTLDGIHLCNVRLRLLQMNTMPAFDPHLLQDVSQLQTLKSSQLRNLGRLPYPMMRQHGEKGFRRVSWDEALDLIASRIRATTPDRLSFYITSRGTVNETYYTTQKAVRAMGCNNIDNAARICHSPSTAGLKSSLGAGATTCSYKDWIGTDLLVFIGSNVANNQPVTVKYLHYAKKAGTKIVVINTYREPGMERYWVPSIIESALFGTKFAEDFFLVNTGGDMAFLNGTIKHLIAYGWVDQSFIDSYTTGFAELKASLEQQSWEELERLSGASRYDMHAFAQMVAAANKAVFVWSMGITQHECGEDNVRSIINLALTKGFVGREGCGLMPIRGHSGVQGGAEMGCYATVFPGGKPINPENAAHLSQQWGFEVPSTTGLIAPQMIDAAYDKQLDVLFSVGGNFLEVLPEPDYVEGALQNLPLRVHLDIVLSSQMLVEPADTVVLLPATTRYEVPGGVTETTTERRIIFSPEIPGPRIGEAQPEWEVFMELAKRVRPDLAEKIDFQDTAAIRQEIAQVVPLYAGIQHLQQAGDQFQYGGSHLCFGWNFATPDGKAHFTPLSPAVKKIPEGCFLVSTRRGKQFNSMVQERKDAITGAFREAVLINGADAAKLNLQDGDEVILQNELGELPGKIYIAPIQRGNLQVHWPEGNVLLDKSKRSLEGVPDYNAVVRLEKRN; this comes from the coding sequence ATGTTACCTAAACCGAAGAAATATTGGACACCCCAGCACTGGGCAAGTTGGAAGCCTTTTGGCATTGGCGAACAGTATCCCAACAACTATTGGGAGGTATTTCGGGCGATTTGGCTATCACGCCACAAACTACCATACACCTGGAAGATTCTTAATCGAGGTGTGTGTGATGGCTGTGCTTTAGGCACCACTGGTATGAAAGATTGGACACTCGATGGCATTCATCTCTGCAATGTTCGGTTGCGGTTATTGCAGATGAATACTATGCCAGCGTTTGACCCGCATCTACTGCAAGATGTATCACAATTACAAACCCTAAAAAGTTCTCAATTACGTAACTTGGGGCGGCTTCCCTATCCCATGATGCGCCAACATGGCGAAAAAGGTTTTCGTCGAGTTAGCTGGGATGAAGCTTTAGATCTCATTGCCAGTCGTATCCGCGCCACTACTCCCGATAGGCTCAGTTTTTACATTACCAGTCGCGGGACTGTCAACGAAACTTATTACACCACCCAAAAAGCAGTACGCGCAATGGGTTGTAATAATATTGATAATGCCGCCCGTATTTGTCATTCTCCGAGTACCGCTGGGCTGAAAAGCTCACTGGGTGCAGGGGCGACGACTTGTTCTTATAAAGATTGGATTGGTACGGATTTATTAGTGTTTATTGGTTCTAATGTCGCTAATAATCAACCAGTCACGGTGAAATATCTCCACTACGCCAAAAAAGCTGGTACGAAAATTGTCGTGATTAATACCTATCGTGAACCAGGAATGGAACGGTATTGGGTGCCTTCCATTATCGAAAGTGCTTTGTTTGGCACTAAGTTTGCCGAAGATTTCTTTTTGGTAAACACTGGTGGTGATATGGCATTTTTGAATGGGACAATCAAACACTTAATTGCCTATGGATGGGTAGACCAATCATTTATAGATAGTTACACCACAGGCTTTGCCGAACTGAAAGCATCTTTAGAACAACAATCTTGGGAAGAATTAGAAAGACTTTCTGGTGCATCTCGTTATGATATGCACGCCTTTGCCCAAATGGTTGCAGCCGCTAATAAAGCTGTGTTTGTGTGGAGTATGGGCATTACGCAACATGAATGTGGTGAAGATAATGTCCGTAGTATTATCAATTTAGCGCTGACTAAAGGTTTTGTTGGGCGAGAAGGCTGTGGTTTGATGCCTATTCGCGGCCATTCTGGGGTGCAAGGCGGTGCAGAGATGGGATGTTACGCCACGGTGTTTCCTGGTGGTAAACCGATTAACCCAGAAAATGCTGCCCATTTGAGTCAACAGTGGGGTTTTGAAGTACCTAGCACCACAGGGTTAATCGCACCACAAATGATTGATGCGGCTTACGACAAGCAGTTAGATGTATTGTTCTCGGTGGGAGGGAATTTTTTAGAAGTTTTACCAGAACCAGATTATGTGGAAGGCGCTTTGCAAAATTTACCGCTGCGGGTGCATCTGGATATTGTGCTTTCTAGCCAAATGTTAGTCGAACCAGCAGACACAGTGGTGTTGTTACCAGCCACAACGCGCTATGAAGTACCAGGAGGAGTGACGGAAACCACCACCGAACGGCGAATAATTTTCAGCCCAGAAATACCTGGCCCCCGTATTGGCGAGGCGCAGCCGGAGTGGGAGGTGTTTATGGAATTAGCCAAGCGGGTGCGGCCAGATTTGGCGGAGAAGATTGATTTTCAGGATACTGCGGCTATTCGCCAGGAAATTGCCCAAGTTGTGCCGTTATATGCAGGTATTCAACACTTACAGCAAGCAGGCGATCAATTTCAATATGGTGGTTCGCATCTGTGCTTTGGCTGGAATTTCGCTACACCAGATGGTAAAGCTCATTTTACGCCTTTATCTCCCGCAGTCAAAAAAATACCAGAAGGCTGTTTTTTGGTGTCTACACGTCGCGGTAAGCAGTTTAATAGTATGGTGCAAGAACGCAAAGATGCCATTACTGGTGCATTCCGTGAGGCGGTGTTAATCAATGGGGCTGATGCAGCTAAGTTGAATTTACAAGATGGGGATGAGGTAATTTTGCAGAATGAATTGGGTGAGTTACCGGGAAAAATTTATATTGCACCAATTCAGAGAGGAAATTTACAGGTTCATTGGCCAGAGGGAAATGTATTGCTTGATAAAAGTAAGCGATCGCTAGAAGGAGTACCAGATTACAATGCTGTCGTAAGGCTGGAAAAACGCAATTAA
- a CDS encoding deoxyribose-phosphate aldolase/phospho-2-dehydro-3-deoxyheptonate aldolase — translation MTTTLVEANSIESLLGKEAEDLLNYKAKVSQDLLHLPGPDFVDRVWLNSDRNPQVLRNLQQLYSTGRLANTGYLSILPVDQGIEHSAGASFAPNPIYFDPENIIKLAIAGECNAVATTLGVLGIVSRKYAHKIPFIAKINHNELLTFPNQFDQVLFASVEQAWNLGAVAVGATIYFGSDQSTRQIQEISHAFARAHELGMVTILWCYLRNNAFKQDKDYHLAADLTGQANHLGVTIEADIIKQKLPECNNGYGAVVKATGKSYGKTDERVYTELTTEHPIDLARYQVLNCYAGRAGLINSGGASGKSDFAEAVRTAVINKRAGGTGLISGRKAFQRPFEEGVKLFHTIQDVYLSPDVTIA, via the coding sequence ATGACTACTACATTGGTAGAGGCTAATTCTATCGAGTCATTGTTAGGAAAAGAAGCAGAAGACCTGCTGAATTACAAAGCCAAAGTTTCTCAAGATTTATTGCATTTACCAGGGCCAGACTTTGTAGATCGAGTCTGGCTTAATAGCGATCGCAATCCTCAAGTTTTGCGTAATCTTCAACAACTTTATTCTACTGGTCGTCTGGCAAATACAGGCTATCTCTCGATTTTGCCTGTTGACCAAGGTATCGAACACTCGGCTGGTGCATCTTTTGCGCCAAATCCCATATACTTTGACCCAGAAAATATCATTAAATTAGCGATCGCAGGTGAATGTAATGCCGTTGCGACAACTCTGGGAGTATTAGGTATTGTCTCACGCAAATATGCTCACAAAATTCCGTTTATTGCCAAAATCAACCATAACGAACTCTTAACCTTTCCCAATCAATTTGATCAAGTATTATTTGCTAGTGTTGAGCAAGCTTGGAATTTAGGTGCAGTAGCAGTAGGCGCAACAATTTACTTTGGTTCCGACCAATCAACCAGACAAATTCAAGAAATTAGTCATGCTTTTGCACGCGCCCATGAATTAGGAATGGTGACAATTCTTTGGTGCTATCTACGTAATAACGCTTTCAAACAAGATAAAGATTATCATCTGGCTGCTGACTTAACTGGACAAGCGAATCATTTAGGTGTAACCATTGAAGCCGACATCATTAAACAGAAATTACCTGAATGTAACAATGGTTATGGTGCAGTTGTTAAAGCCACAGGTAAAAGTTATGGCAAGACAGATGAGCGAGTTTATACAGAATTAACCACTGAACACCCCATAGATTTAGCTCGTTATCAAGTGCTAAATTGCTACGCTGGGAGAGCCGGATTAATTAATTCTGGTGGTGCATCTGGTAAAAGTGATTTTGCTGAAGCAGTACGCACTGCTGTTATTAATAAACGGGCTGGTGGTACAGGATTAATTTCTGGGCGGAAAGCTTTTCAGCGTCCGTTTGAAGAAGGAGTAAAACTATTTCACACCATTCAAGATGTTTATTTATCACCGGATGTAACTATCGCTTAA
- a CDS encoding ComEC/Rec2-related protein, with protein MFQTSGVIICLGYIFGLLFTAVPWGGVWILIVAILGAVFLRKRTTPPQPQESNGNKGKATANIWQSFPHPRVWLIAGLVGLLATVYLQWRSPQPSIKDISQFVPADNVANQEQLVIVRGQVESSPRLTRSQRGQFWLAATQLDEVKNGNGPASVPKGVTGKLYVTLPLLQATGLHPGEEIAVTGILYKPKAASNPGAFDFQKYLKQEGSFAGLIGRQINIVNDDDKWGWWQIRERILKSQVQSLGIPAGPLVSAMVLGSKAVDLPYDIRDLFIKAGMAHALAASGFQTSLILGVILQLTKRTNKATQFICGFLGLIIFLSLSGFQPAVLRAVIMGSAALVGLLLDRKVKQFGSLLLAATLLLLFNPLWIWDLGFQLSFLATLGLIVTVPAITEKLNWLPPAIASLIAVPLAATIWTLPIQLSVFGVVPAYSLLLNMITTPFISVISIGGIISAIAALASSRVGSAIASILNYPSDWLIQLVEFFSSLPGNSLVVGSISTWQMLAVYALILLTCLVKWWQKRWWFAGLMIFGLVLVPAWHSANTLFRVTVLEAGAEPVVVIQDKGNITLINSGEEGTGRYTIVPFLQQQGVNKIEWAIASDFDNNDNNAWLEVIQSLPIKNFYKYSLKPETNLASQEIQQEVQKHQGIYQTVIPGQQVVTGLTVAQLIKEQLPVLYLQIQNQTWLLVGDVEPQEIERLAKGEGLPRPQVLWCSPESLKDLIKLFQPKVAIATSTNLDPKIITELKQNPTQVFFTGRDGAIQWTPNGQFESFIQETENKSSVL; from the coding sequence ATGTTTCAGACGAGTGGTGTGATTATTTGCCTTGGTTATATTTTCGGGTTGTTGTTTACTGCTGTTCCTTGGGGTGGGGTGTGGATTTTAATTGTGGCGATACTGGGAGCAGTTTTTTTGAGAAAACGCACCACTCCACCTCAGCCACAAGAAAGCAATGGCAACAAAGGTAAAGCTACAGCAAATATTTGGCAATCATTTCCTCATCCGCGAGTCTGGCTGATTGCTGGTTTGGTAGGATTACTGGCGACTGTGTATTTGCAATGGCGATCGCCACAACCAAGTATAAAAGATATTAGTCAATTTGTGCCGGCAGATAATGTTGCAAATCAAGAGCAATTAGTGATTGTACGCGGTCAAGTAGAAAGTAGTCCCCGCTTAACTCGCAGTCAACGGGGACAGTTTTGGTTAGCAGCGACTCAGTTGGATGAAGTTAAAAATGGTAATGGCCCCGCCAGTGTACCAAAAGGGGTTACAGGTAAGTTGTATGTAACTTTACCTCTACTGCAAGCAACTGGGCTGCATCCTGGGGAAGAAATTGCTGTTACGGGGATTTTATATAAACCAAAAGCTGCTTCTAATCCTGGCGCTTTCGATTTTCAAAAGTATCTCAAGCAGGAAGGATCATTTGCTGGTTTGATAGGAAGACAGATAAATATTGTCAATGATGATGATAAATGGGGATGGTGGCAAATTCGGGAGCGAATTTTGAAATCGCAAGTTCAAAGTTTAGGAATTCCCGCAGGGCCACTTGTAAGTGCAATGGTTTTGGGTAGCAAAGCTGTCGATTTACCATACGATATTCGTGATTTATTTATCAAAGCTGGAATGGCTCATGCTTTGGCTGCATCTGGGTTTCAAACTTCGTTAATTTTGGGTGTAATATTACAGTTAACTAAACGGACAAATAAAGCCACTCAATTTATTTGCGGTTTTTTAGGTTTAATTATTTTCCTCAGTTTGTCAGGATTCCAACCTGCGGTACTGCGAGCCGTAATTATGGGTAGTGCAGCTTTAGTTGGTTTGTTATTAGATAGAAAAGTCAAACAGTTCGGTTCGCTATTATTAGCAGCAACATTACTATTGTTATTTAACCCGTTATGGATTTGGGATTTAGGTTTTCAACTGAGTTTTTTAGCAACATTAGGATTAATTGTTACTGTACCAGCGATAACTGAAAAACTGAATTGGCTACCACCTGCGATCGCTTCTTTAATTGCTGTACCTTTAGCGGCGACAATTTGGACTTTACCTATCCAACTTTCGGTGTTTGGCGTGGTTCCCGCTTACAGTTTGTTGCTGAATATGATTACTACACCGTTCATTTCAGTGATTAGTATTGGGGGAATTATTAGTGCGATCGCGGCATTAGCATCTTCTAGGGTGGGCAGTGCGATCGCAAGTATACTCAACTATCCTAGTGATTGGCTAATTCAATTAGTAGAATTTTTTAGTAGTTTACCAGGTAACTCCTTAGTAGTCGGAAGTATTTCAACTTGGCAAATGTTAGCTGTTTATGCTTTGATTCTGTTAACGTGCCTAGTTAAATGGTGGCAGAAACGCTGGTGGTTTGCTGGTTTAATGATATTTGGTTTAGTACTTGTCCCAGCTTGGCATTCAGCAAATACATTATTTCGGGTAACAGTTTTAGAAGCTGGCGCAGAACCAGTGGTAGTGATTCAAGATAAAGGCAATATCACCTTAATTAACAGTGGCGAAGAAGGTACAGGACGTTACACAATTGTCCCGTTTTTACAGCAGCAAGGTGTGAATAAAATTGAATGGGCGATCGCCAGTGATTTTGATAACAATGATAATAATGCTTGGTTGGAAGTAATTCAAAGCCTGCCAATCAAAAATTTTTATAAATATTCTCTCAAACCAGAAACTAACCTGGCGAGTCAAGAAATTCAACAGGAAGTTCAAAAGCATCAAGGTATTTACCAAACTGTAATACCAGGACAACAAGTAGTTACAGGTTTAACAGTTGCTCAATTAATTAAAGAGCAATTACCTGTTTTGTATTTGCAAATTCAAAATCAAACTTGGTTATTAGTTGGTGATGTTGAACCTCAAGAAATTGAAAGATTAGCTAAGGGGGAAGGTTTACCTCGTCCCCAAGTATTATGGTGTAGTCCAGAATCATTAAAAGATTTGATCAAATTGTTTCAACCAAAAGTAGCGATCGCCACATCTACTAACCTTGATCCTAAAATAATTACTGAACTTAAACAAAATCCAACACAAGTTTTTTTCACAGGGCGAGATGGCGCTATTCAATGGACACCTAATGGTCAATTTGAATCATTTATTCAAGAAACTGAAAATAAATCCTCTGTCTTGTAA
- a CDS encoding ADP-ribosylation/crystallin J1 yields MLGAIAGDIIGSVYEVNNIKTKDFPLFDRQCRFTDDTVLTVAVAEIILDGGNLLDSNQYIEQFKSYFRRYPYAGYGSTFRTWANSSSSEPYNSWGNGSAMRVSPIAFALNDLATVLQAAKSCAEVTHNHPEGIKGAQATAAAIFLARTGYDKPAIKAYIQTNFGYDLEITLDQIRPTYKFDVSCQGSVPPAIIAFLESTDYEDAIRNAISVGGDSDTIACITGGIAQAYYHGLPKAIAEQTLSHLNEHLYTITEKFMLQYCA; encoded by the coding sequence ATGCTAGGAGCGATCGCAGGTGACATCATTGGTTCGGTATATGAAGTTAACAATATCAAAACCAAGGATTTTCCTCTATTTGACAGGCAATGTCGTTTCACTGATGATACTGTGCTAACAGTGGCAGTGGCAGAAATAATTCTGGATGGCGGTAATTTACTAGATAGCAATCAATACATTGAGCAATTTAAGTCTTATTTCCGTCGCTATCCTTACGCTGGTTATGGCAGTACTTTTAGAACTTGGGCAAACTCTAGTAGTAGTGAGCCATACAATAGTTGGGGTAATGGTTCGGCTATGCGCGTCAGTCCCATTGCATTTGCCTTGAATGACTTAGCTACTGTACTGCAAGCCGCTAAAAGTTGTGCCGAAGTTACTCATAATCATCCTGAAGGTATCAAAGGCGCTCAAGCCACAGCAGCAGCCATTTTTCTGGCTCGCACAGGCTACGATAAACCTGCAATCAAAGCTTATATTCAAACTAATTTTGGCTACGATTTAGAAATTACCCTTGATCAAATTAGACCGACTTACAAATTTGATGTTTCTTGTCAAGGTTCCGTCCCCCCAGCAATTATCGCCTTTTTAGAATCTACCGATTACGAAGATGCAATTCGCAATGCAATTTCTGTTGGTGGTGACAGTGACACTATTGCTTGTATTACAGGTGGGATTGCCCAAGCATATTATCATGGCTTACCAAAAGCGATCGCTGAACAAACACTATCTCATTTAAACGAACATTTATACACAATTACTGAGAAGTTTATGTTGCAATACTGTGCTTAG